The following proteins come from a genomic window of Acetivibrio cellulolyticus CD2:
- the ftsH gene encoding ATP-dependent zinc metalloprotease FtsH — translation MKYFKNISIYIVLFVIILIFVAVATNNGGPTVEKYSFLLDQIQIGNVKEIKLEGSTANVTLSKGEQGKDKYIVYIPDVSSFMDEVREPIKAKAIKDFEVIIPPTAPWWVAIIPTLGIIIIFVLFWVFFLQQSQGGGGGNRVMSFGKSRAKMTIDDKKKITFNDVAGADEEKEELKEIVEFLKQPKKFVELGARIPKGVLLVGPPGTGKTLLAKAVSGEAGVPFFTISGSDFVEMFVGVGASRVRDLFDQAKKNSPCIVFIDEIDAVGRHRGAGLGGGHDEREQTLNQLLVEMDGFGVNEGVIILAATNRPDILDPALLRPGRFDRRVVVGLPDIKGREEILKVHARGKPLAEDVKLDDLAKSTPGFTGADLENLLNEAALLAARNNRTNITMAEIKEAVFKVVMGPEKKSRVMSETEKKLTAYHEAGHAVAVKLVSTTDKVDRISIIPAGMAGGYTAYKPEEDKSYSTKANLLERIVIALGGRAAEEIVLGEISTGAYGDLKTANGVARGMITKYGMSEKLGNLIFGNENEEVFIGRDFAQARNYSEEIAAEIDREVKSIIDSCYEKTLNMLKDNISKLHAVANALIEKEKLEGQEFEELFAGA, via the coding sequence TTGAAGTATTTCAAAAATATAAGCATATATATAGTATTGTTTGTAATAATTCTGATATTTGTTGCTGTTGCTACAAATAACGGAGGCCCGACGGTAGAAAAGTATTCTTTTCTCTTAGATCAAATTCAAATAGGTAATGTTAAGGAAATAAAACTAGAAGGAAGCACGGCCAATGTGACGCTTAGTAAAGGCGAACAAGGTAAGGATAAGTATATTGTATATATACCTGATGTATCGTCATTTATGGACGAAGTTAGGGAACCAATTAAAGCAAAAGCAATTAAGGATTTTGAGGTTATAATACCACCAACTGCTCCATGGTGGGTTGCAATAATTCCGACTTTAGGGATAATAATTATATTTGTCCTCTTTTGGGTATTTTTCCTTCAGCAGTCACAGGGTGGCGGCGGTGGAAACAGGGTAATGTCCTTTGGTAAAAGTAGAGCTAAGATGACAATTGATGACAAAAAGAAAATAACCTTTAATGATGTAGCTGGAGCGGATGAAGAAAAGGAAGAACTTAAGGAAATTGTTGAGTTCTTAAAACAGCCTAAGAAATTTGTTGAATTGGGAGCAAGAATTCCTAAAGGGGTTCTGCTTGTGGGACCTCCGGGTACAGGTAAAACTTTACTTGCAAAGGCAGTATCAGGGGAAGCAGGCGTACCTTTCTTTACAATTAGCGGATCAGACTTCGTTGAAATGTTTGTTGGAGTTGGTGCTTCAAGGGTAAGAGACCTTTTTGATCAGGCTAAAAAGAATTCACCATGTATCGTATTCATAGATGAAATCGATGCTGTTGGAAGACATAGAGGAGCAGGTCTTGGAGGCGGGCATGATGAGCGTGAACAGACTTTAAATCAGCTTCTTGTTGAAATGGATGGATTTGGTGTAAATGAAGGTGTAATAATCCTTGCAGCTACAAATAGACCTGATATATTGGATCCGGCGCTTTTAAGGCCCGGAAGATTTGATAGAAGAGTTGTTGTTGGTTTGCCTGATATAAAGGGTAGAGAAGAGATATTGAAGGTACATGCCAGAGGTAAGCCTTTAGCAGAAGATGTAAAGCTTGATGATCTTGCTAAAAGTACACCAGGTTTTACTGGCGCGGATCTTGAAAACCTCTTGAATGAAGCAGCTTTGCTTGCAGCAAGAAATAACAGGACAAATATAACTATGGCAGAGATAAAAGAGGCAGTATTTAAAGTTGTTATGGGACCTGAAAAGAAAAGCAGGGTAATGAGTGAAACTGAGAAAAAACTCACTGCGTACCATGAAGCCGGTCATGCTGTGGCGGTCAAGTTAGTGTCAACTACAGACAAGGTAGATAGGATATCTATTATACCAGCTGGAATGGCAGGTGGATACACCGCATATAAGCCTGAAGAGGATAAGTCATACAGTACAAAGGCTAATTTGCTTGAAAGAATTGTAATAGCATTAGGCGGAAGGGCTGCAGAAGAAATTGTTCTTGGAGAAATCAGTACTGGTGCATATGGAGACCTCAAAACAGCAAACGGTGTTGCAAGAGGTATGATTACAAAATACGGTATGAGTGAAAAACTGGGTAACCTTATATTTGGGAATGAGAATGAAGAAGTGTTTATAGGCAGAGATTTTGCTCAGGCAAGAAATTACAGCGAGGAAATAGCAGCTGAAATTGATAGGGAAGTTAAGAGCATAATTGATAGTTGCTATGAAAAGACATTGAATATGCTAAAAGACAATATCAGTAAGCTTCATGCAGTAGCAAATGCCTTGATCGAGAAGGAAAAACTTGAAGGTCAGGAATTTGAAGAACTTTTTGCAGGTGCATAA
- the hpt gene encoding hypoxanthine phosphoribosyltransferase → MYGDIQEILVTKESLQEKVKELGKRISGDYEGKELVLIGVLKGGVVFFADLIRYITIPIEMDFISVSSYGSSTKSSGVVRIIKDIDIDISHKHVLIVEDLVDTGLTLRYLKDLFEDRGPEDVKVCTALDKPSRRKVEVPLAYNGITIPDKFVVGYGLDFDGKYRNLPDVCVLKPSVYASDDDK, encoded by the coding sequence ATGTATGGGGATATTCAAGAAATTTTGGTCACCAAAGAATCATTGCAGGAAAAAGTAAAAGAACTTGGCAAAAGGATATCTGGTGATTATGAGGGGAAAGAACTTGTATTAATTGGGGTGCTAAAGGGAGGAGTTGTTTTTTTTGCTGACCTCATAAGGTATATAACCATTCCAATTGAAATGGATTTTATATCGGTATCAAGTTATGGCAGTTCAACAAAATCTTCAGGTGTTGTAAGAATAATTAAGGATATAGATATAGATATAAGCCATAAACATGTACTTATAGTAGAGGATCTTGTGGACACAGGTCTTACGCTGAGATACCTGAAAGATTTATTTGAAGACAGGGGACCTGAGGATGTAAAGGTATGCACCGCTTTAGATAAGCCATCAAGGCGTAAAGTAGAAGTGCCGCTAGCATATAACGGCATAACTATTCCTGATAAGTTTGTAGTAGGATATGGTCTCGATTTTGACGGGAAATACAGAAATTTGCCGGATGTGTGTGTACTAAAACCCAGTGTCTATGCTAGTGACGATGATAAATAA
- the tilS gene encoding tRNA lysidine(34) synthetase TilS, with the protein MITRILDTIKKNGIIKKGDRVVVGVSGGPDSVCLLHVLWRLRKDFDLYIVAVHINHMLRGSESCRDENYVKSLCSELEIELQSICVDIKKVSKEKNMSLEEAGREERYRHFEIVADSVGASRIAVAHNKNDQAETVLMNIIRGSGLDGLKGMDYIRGRIIRPLLDIERNEIEAYCRENSLNPITDSSNLEDIYSRNKIRLNVIPYIDTLFGCNFVKSVDRLNRLVKDDIDFIDGKIKKSYYAAVLRKENEEVELLLGKIKKMHIAVKRRIIRKAINEVKGNVKGIESLHIERVLNMIDNGRVGSRLDLPGIKVGKSYESIKFYKDEKPADKFDFVASLCIPGITKSRDNRHLIEASVINDYNTVDNKGIKGSSLIQYFDYDKLSEEISVRKRKEGDCFKPINSNGTKKLKEYFIDNKIPREMRDTIPLIAMESEIIWVIGYKISDKFKVTENTKRVLKLIYKANF; encoded by the coding sequence ATGATAACGAGGATTTTAGATACAATTAAAAAGAATGGCATAATTAAAAAAGGAGACAGGGTAGTAGTTGGAGTATCCGGAGGCCCTGACTCGGTTTGCTTGCTCCATGTCCTTTGGAGGCTCAGAAAAGATTTTGATTTATATATTGTGGCAGTTCATATAAACCATATGTTAAGGGGCAGCGAATCTTGCAGAGATGAGAATTATGTAAAAAGCCTTTGCAGTGAATTGGAAATTGAATTGCAGTCTATATGTGTTGATATAAAGAAGGTTTCCAAAGAAAAGAACATGTCTTTAGAGGAGGCCGGAAGAGAAGAAAGATACAGGCATTTCGAAATAGTTGCAGACAGTGTAGGGGCAAGCAGAATCGCTGTTGCTCATAACAAAAATGACCAGGCTGAAACTGTTTTAATGAATATAATCAGAGGATCAGGGCTTGATGGGCTAAAAGGAATGGATTATATCAGAGGAAGGATTATAAGGCCGCTTCTAGACATTGAAAGAAATGAAATAGAGGCTTATTGCAGAGAAAACAGTTTAAACCCAATAACTGACAGTTCAAATTTGGAGGATATCTATTCAAGAAACAAGATTAGATTAAATGTTATCCCATATATTGACACGCTTTTTGGCTGTAACTTTGTAAAGAGCGTTGACAGGTTGAACAGGCTTGTAAAGGATGATATCGACTTTATTGACGGTAAAATAAAAAAATCGTATTACGCTGCAGTTCTAAGAAAAGAAAATGAAGAAGTTGAACTTCTATTGGGTAAAATAAAAAAGATGCATATTGCGGTAAAAAGAAGAATTATTAGAAAGGCAATTAATGAAGTAAAAGGCAATGTTAAGGGAATTGAAAGCTTACATATAGAAAGAGTTTTAAATATGATAGATAATGGAAGGGTTGGCTCGAGGCTGGATCTTCCAGGAATAAAGGTAGGAAAATCATATGAGAGCATAAAGTTTTACAAGGATGAGAAACCCGCCGATAAATTTGATTTTGTTGCCAGTTTATGCATACCTGGGATTACTAAAAGCAGAGATAATAGGCATTTGATAGAGGCTTCCGTTATAAATGATTACAATACCGTTGACAATAAAGGAATAAAAGGCAGTTCTCTAATACAATATTTTGATTACGATAAACTAAGTGAGGAAATAAGTGTAAGAAAGAGAAAAGAGGGAGATTGCTTTAAACCTATAAATTCCAATGGTACAAAAAAATTAAAGGAATATTTTATTGATAATAAAATACCAAGAGAAATGAGAGATACTATTCCTTTAATTGCCATGGAAAGTGAAATTATCTGGGTCATTGGTTACAAAATAAGTGATAAATTTAAAGTAACTGAAAATACTAAAAGAGTATTAAAGTTAATTTATAAAGCCAACTTTTAA
- the dnaB gene encoding replicative DNA helicase, with the protein MDIGSLGRIPPQNLEAEQSVLGSILLDKEVLTNVTEIIKSQDFYREDHKEIFEAIIDLYEKAEPIDLITVAERLKIRGTLDSVGGLEYLTNLANVVPTTANAKHYAKIVEEKAILRNLIKVSSSIVNMGYEASEEVSYVLDKAEKGIFDLLQNRNTQGFVPIKDVLVDTFNRLEELYNSKGNITGIPTGFADLDYKTAGLHNSDLILIAARPAMGKTAFVLNIAQYAAIHSRVPVAIFSLEMSREQLVNRMLASEAMVDSQRMRTGKLEDSDWQKVARALGPLSEAPIYIDDTPGTSIMEIRAKCRRLKIEKDLGLVVIDYLQLMQGKSGGKSDNRQQEISEISRSLKILAKEINVPVITLSQLSRAPEQRQDHRPILSDLRESGAIEQDADIVMFLYRDDYYNPDTDKKNVAEAIIAKHRAGSTGTVELAWLGQYTKFANLEKFRE; encoded by the coding sequence ATGGATATAGGTTCATTAGGTAGAATACCACCTCAAAATCTAGAGGCAGAGCAGTCTGTCCTTGGTTCAATACTTCTTGATAAGGAAGTACTTACAAATGTAACTGAAATAATTAAAAGCCAGGATTTCTACAGGGAAGACCATAAGGAAATATTCGAAGCGATCATAGATCTTTACGAAAAAGCAGAACCTATAGACCTAATTACTGTAGCGGAAAGACTCAAAATAAGGGGTACTTTGGATAGTGTTGGGGGACTTGAATATCTTACCAACCTTGCAAATGTTGTCCCCACTACTGCAAACGCCAAACACTATGCTAAGATAGTTGAGGAAAAGGCGATTTTGAGGAACCTGATCAAGGTGTCATCCAGTATAGTTAACATGGGCTATGAGGCTTCGGAAGAGGTCTCTTATGTATTGGATAAGGCTGAAAAAGGCATTTTTGATCTTCTGCAAAACAGGAATACTCAAGGATTTGTTCCTATAAAGGATGTTTTAGTAGATACCTTTAACAGACTTGAAGAATTGTATAACAGTAAGGGTAATATTACCGGTATTCCTACTGGATTTGCAGATCTGGACTATAAAACAGCGGGCCTTCATAATTCAGACCTGATTCTGATTGCGGCAAGACCTGCTATGGGTAAGACAGCCTTTGTGCTGAATATTGCCCAGTATGCAGCAATACATTCAAGAGTTCCTGTAGCCATATTCAGTCTGGAAATGTCAAGGGAACAGCTGGTTAATAGAATGTTGGCCTCAGAGGCCATGGTTGACAGCCAGAGGATGAGGACCGGTAAACTTGAAGACAGTGACTGGCAAAAGGTTGCAAGAGCTTTAGGACCGTTGTCTGAGGCGCCAATCTATATAGATGATACGCCTGGGACAAGTATAATGGAGATCAGAGCCAAGTGCAGAAGGCTTAAAATTGAAAAGGACCTTGGGCTTGTGGTTATAGATTATCTTCAGCTTATGCAGGGTAAGAGTGGAGGCAAATCCGATAATCGTCAACAGGAGATATCAGAGATTTCCAGATCTCTTAAAATTCTGGCAAAGGAAATAAATGTACCTGTAATTACATTATCACAGCTTAGCCGTGCTCCTGAACAGAGGCAGGATCACAGACCGATACTGAGTGACCTTAGAGAGTCTGGAGCAATTGAGCAAGATGCCGATATAGTTATGTTTCTTTACAGGGATGATTATTATAATCCTGATACAGATAAAAAGAATGTAGCAGAAGCTATTATTGCTAAACATAGAGCCGGTTCTACAGGTACTGTTGAGCTTGCATGGCTCGGGCAATATACCAAGTTTGCTAATTTGGAGAAATTCAGGGAATAA
- the rplI gene encoding 50S ribosomal protein L9: MKLILKADVKGLGKKESMVEVSDGYARNFLLPKGLAVEASSANINVMNTKKEAEKNKKAKELQQAKDLAEKLKSITVVFKTKAGESGKLFGSITTKDVADKLLKDHKLDIDKKKINMSDALKALGTYEAEVKLYPGVSGKLSIKVEQE; the protein is encoded by the coding sequence ATGAAACTAATATTAAAAGCTGATGTTAAGGGATTGGGCAAAAAGGAAAGCATGGTAGAGGTAAGTGATGGTTATGCAAGAAATTTTCTGCTTCCAAAGGGGCTTGCGGTAGAGGCAAGTTCAGCAAATATAAATGTTATGAATACTAAAAAAGAAGCCGAAAAGAATAAAAAGGCCAAAGAGTTGCAGCAGGCAAAGGATTTGGCGGAGAAATTAAAATCTATAACTGTTGTATTTAAAACAAAGGCAGGAGAAAGCGGAAAGCTGTTTGGATCTATTACAACAAAAGATGTTGCGGACAAGCTCTTAAAGGACCACAAACTTGACATAGACAAGAAGAAAATCAACATGAGTGATGCGTTAAAGGCGTTAGGTACATATGAAGCGGAAGTAAAGCTTTATCCTGGGGTGTCAGGAAAGCTGTCAATAAAGGTTGAACAGGAGTAA
- a CDS encoding DHH family phosphoesterase has protein sequence MDSKKHTGIFIPKAGFYLWSIFILLAVIAYLDYKIALPGFVIFIFLVYYNYRSNYIRHKEITKYIENLTLNIDTATKDTLLNFPMPLVVIEVDGTIIWYNSSSKEIFGGVDLLEKTIHSFVKELDADNIGNEQMNFSKEIVVNDRNYNVLGNFVKVDSKIDEDGFILLLYFIDNTELVKMKKQYYDEKVTIGLIVVDNYDDLMQSTEDSKRPQMLAEIDAKINQWVSNTGSIIKKFERDRYLFVFEYRYMKEFEEKRFEILDNVKEINLGNKIPVTLSMGIGLNGESFWENFKYASASIDIALGRGGDQVVIKDSKDFIFYGGKSRELEKRTRVKARVIAYALRELIDQASNVMIMGHYNCDIDCLGAAVGIYRVAKNRNKEVYIVLNSSNPTIDKFVSKVEKSNEYENIFIATNDALDKIGKKTLLIIVDTHRPKYTEAPELIRYTDQIVVIDHHRRGADYLQEAVLTYHETYASSTCELVTEILQYVEEKVKLKPIESEALYAGIVVDTKNFTFKTGVRTFEAAAFLRRQGVDTVAVKQLFQNDIDTYINISNTVKDAEILMDNIAVSVCSPIIRNSALIAAQAADQLVSLAGVNAAFVMSSINGSISISGRSLGDVNVQMILEKLGGGGHMTVAGAQLQGVSIEEAKEKLKNAILEYMENIKKEET, from the coding sequence ATGGACAGTAAAAAGCATACAGGGATTTTTATTCCAAAGGCGGGCTTTTATCTTTGGTCAATATTTATTCTATTGGCAGTAATTGCTTATTTGGATTACAAAATTGCGCTGCCTGGCTTTGTAATATTCATTTTTTTAGTGTATTATAATTACAGATCCAATTATATAAGGCACAAAGAGATTACCAAATACATTGAAAACTTAACATTAAATATTGATACAGCTACAAAGGATACCTTGCTGAATTTTCCAATGCCCCTTGTAGTAATAGAGGTAGATGGAACTATAATATGGTACAATTCATCTTCTAAAGAGATTTTTGGTGGAGTGGATCTGCTTGAGAAAACAATACACTCTTTTGTTAAGGAATTGGACGCTGATAATATTGGGAACGAGCAGATGAATTTCTCAAAAGAAATTGTTGTGAACGATAGGAATTACAATGTTTTGGGTAACTTTGTAAAAGTTGATAGCAAAATTGATGAGGATGGTTTTATACTACTTCTATATTTTATTGATAATACTGAGCTTGTGAAAATGAAAAAACAGTATTATGATGAAAAGGTAACTATAGGACTTATTGTTGTAGACAACTACGACGACCTGATGCAGAGCACGGAAGACTCAAAGCGTCCTCAAATGCTGGCAGAGATTGATGCAAAGATAAATCAGTGGGTCAGCAATACCGGCAGTATTATTAAGAAATTTGAAAGAGACAGATACCTGTTTGTTTTTGAATATAGGTATATGAAGGAATTTGAAGAAAAGAGATTTGAGATTTTAGACAATGTGAAAGAAATAAATCTTGGAAATAAAATTCCGGTAACCCTTAGTATGGGGATTGGATTGAATGGAGAGTCTTTTTGGGAGAATTTCAAGTATGCTAGCGCTTCGATAGATATTGCATTGGGAAGAGGCGGCGATCAGGTAGTTATAAAGGATAGTAAGGATTTCATCTTTTATGGCGGCAAGTCCAGGGAGCTTGAAAAGAGGACAAGAGTAAAAGCAAGGGTTATTGCATATGCGTTAAGAGAGCTCATTGATCAGGCTTCAAATGTAATGATAATGGGACACTACAATTGTGATATTGACTGTTTGGGTGCTGCAGTAGGAATTTACAGGGTGGCTAAGAATCGTAATAAGGAAGTTTATATTGTACTCAACAGCTCGAACCCAACAATTGATAAGTTTGTTTCCAAAGTGGAGAAAAGCAACGAATATGAGAATATATTTATTGCGACCAATGATGCCTTAGATAAGATAGGAAAAAAGACTTTATTGATTATTGTGGATACCCACAGACCTAAATATACAGAGGCTCCTGAATTGATCAGATATACGGACCAGATTGTCGTAATCGATCATCACAGAAGAGGCGCTGATTATTTGCAGGAGGCAGTTCTTACCTACCACGAAACATATGCATCCTCGACTTGTGAGCTTGTTACCGAGATTTTGCAATATGTAGAGGAAAAGGTAAAATTGAAACCGATAGAGTCTGAAGCCTTGTATGCAGGAATTGTGGTTGATACCAAAAACTTTACCTTTAAGACCGGAGTGAGAACTTTTGAGGCTGCAGCGTTTTTAAGAAGGCAAGGAGTTGATACTGTAGCGGTTAAGCAGTTGTTTCAGAATGATATCGATACGTATATCAATATTTCCAACACTGTTAAGGATGCAGAGATCTTAATGGATAATATTGCAGTTTCTGTTTGTTCTCCAATTATAAGGAATTCCGCTTTGATTGCTGCACAGGCGGCAGACCAACTTGTGAGCCTGGCAGGTGTGAATGCAGCTTTTGTTATGAGCTCAATAAATGGCAGCATTTCTATAAGCGGTAGATCCCTAGGAGATGTAAATGTTCAGATGATATTGGAAAAGCTGGGCGGAGGGGGACATATGACAGTAGCAGGAGCGCAGCTTCAAGGAGTGTCAATTGAGGAAGCAAAGGAAAAGTTGAAGAATGCCATTTTGGAGTATATGGAGAATATTAAAAAAGAGGAAACTTAA
- a CDS encoding MazG-like family protein, which produces MALFDKEIDITRNIKIIEWLKSELLTDIANLFKVLVNGVKEEVHESVSDTLSNIILICYLLGRRLGISYNSIELKIENKVKLGLIENHDVEKHYGDLSELSRHLNSSRIKKQ; this is translated from the coding sequence ATGGCTTTGTTCGACAAGGAAATTGACATAACCAGGAATATCAAAATAATTGAATGGCTTAAAAGTGAACTTCTAACGGATATTGCAAATTTGTTCAAGGTTTTGGTAAACGGGGTTAAGGAAGAAGTGCATGAATCTGTTTCCGATACTTTGTCAAATATAATATTGATATGCTATTTGTTAGGCAGGCGTTTAGGTATAAGCTATAACTCAATTGAATTAAAAATTGAGAATAAAGTTAAACTTGGCCTGATTGAAAACCATGATGTAGAAAAACATTATGGAGATTTGTCTGAACTGTCAAGACATTTAAATAGTTCAAGGATAAAGAAACAATAG
- the pheA gene encoding prephenate dehydratase, producing the protein MLKIGFLGPKGTFSQEALLEYKKGNNDFIECAYNTFAEIIYAVNRDEIDEGIVPIENSLEGAVSATLDTLATDVDLKIKAEIAIEVKQNLLIRKGTELDGIKHILSHPQPIGQCRNYLESNFPNAEIRFIYSTAEAAREVAEANFNMAAIGSSTAAKVYGLDIIAEGIQDSKNNFTRFVVVSKEAAQKAAKNKTSIVFSTEDRPGSLYRVLDIFSLWDINMTRIESRPAKNKLGKYIFFIDLKGHIEDDDIRDALTMVQRKASFYKFLGSYPEFDRE; encoded by the coding sequence ATGTTGAAAATCGGATTTTTAGGACCTAAAGGTACTTTTTCACAGGAAGCTTTGCTTGAATATAAAAAAGGAAATAATGATTTTATTGAGTGTGCCTATAATACTTTTGCTGAAATAATTTATGCAGTAAATAGAGATGAAATTGATGAGGGAATAGTGCCAATTGAGAATTCATTGGAAGGTGCAGTAAGTGCAACATTAGATACTCTTGCAACCGATGTTGATCTTAAAATAAAAGCTGAGATTGCCATCGAAGTGAAGCAAAATCTTTTGATCAGGAAAGGTACAGAGCTCGATGGAATTAAACACATTCTTTCGCACCCGCAGCCAATCGGCCAGTGTAGAAATTACCTGGAATCTAATTTTCCTAATGCTGAAATAAGATTTATATATAGTACTGCAGAGGCTGCAAGGGAAGTTGCTGAGGCTAATTTTAATATGGCAGCTATAGGCTCGAGTACCGCAGCAAAAGTATATGGTCTAGATATCATAGCTGAAGGCATTCAAGACAGTAAGAATAACTTTACCAGGTTTGTGGTAGTATCAAAAGAAGCTGCTCAAAAAGCTGCAAAGAACAAGACTTCGATAGTGTTTTCCACAGAAGACAGGCCGGGAAGCCTCTATAGAGTATTGGATATTTTCAGTCTGTGGGATATAAATATGACCAGGATTGAGTCAAGACCTGCAAAGAATAAACTTGGAAAATATATATTTTTTATAGATTTGAAAGGCCATATTGAGGATGATGATATAAGAGATGCTTTGACCATGGTTCAAAGAAAAGCTTCATTTTATAAGTTCCTGGGTTCTTATCCTGAATTTGATAGGGAATAG
- a CDS encoding AI-2E family transporter produces MFGKIDFFLLPFRKLVAAIFAPILASLILYYILRPLVRLFQKFRIPKTASIVITFIVAIILIIAIGTNIGVIVVEQFDDLMSELYTNFDISYFSRDAFMNNKIFEYLPIDKLEQKGMEILDSLMNNSKNFFMGILSTVTNISTIILMIPFILFYFLKDDEEFSKNLIEHLPKKHVANVEKILYDIDKALSSYLVGQMTVAMADGILMFIGYLIIGIKYPLILSIFVVITAIIPFFGPYIGIIPAIFVGLTMNPLMAVKVFLLETIVQQIDGNFIAPQIMRQKLNVHPVTVILLLMIGSALYGFVGLLIVVPVYAALSVTIKNVYRIYKVEKLNHSKLKPTDLT; encoded by the coding sequence ATGTTTGGGAAAATAGACTTTTTTCTTTTACCGTTCAGGAAACTGGTAGCAGCAATATTTGCACCAATCCTTGCCTCACTTATACTTTATTATATTCTAAGACCTCTAGTAAGATTATTTCAAAAATTCCGAATTCCAAAAACCGCTTCAATAGTAATTACTTTTATAGTTGCAATTATTCTCATTATAGCAATAGGTACAAATATTGGCGTAATTGTGGTTGAACAGTTTGATGATCTTATGTCCGAACTATATACCAATTTTGACATTTCATACTTTTCAAGAGATGCTTTTATGAATAATAAAATCTTTGAGTATTTACCCATAGATAAACTCGAACAAAAAGGCATGGAAATACTTGACAGCCTTATGAACAATTCAAAAAACTTCTTTATGGGCATTCTGTCAACAGTTACAAATATAAGCACCATAATTCTAATGATTCCATTCATACTCTTTTACTTTCTAAAAGACGATGAAGAATTTAGTAAAAACCTTATTGAGCATCTTCCAAAAAAGCATGTTGCAAATGTGGAAAAAATATTGTATGACATCGACAAAGCTCTTTCTTCCTACCTTGTAGGGCAGATGACTGTTGCTATGGCCGATGGAATACTTATGTTCATTGGTTATTTAATAATCGGCATAAAATACCCTTTGATTTTATCGATTTTTGTAGTAATTACAGCTATTATTCCCTTCTTTGGGCCATACATTGGTATTATCCCTGCTATATTCGTTGGTCTGACTATGAATCCACTAATGGCCGTTAAAGTTTTCCTTCTCGAGACAATAGTACAACAAATTGACGGAAATTTTATAGCGCCACAGATCATGAGACAAAAGCTTAACGTACATCCTGTCACTGTAATCCTTCTTCTTATGATAGGATCTGCTTTATATGGTTTTGTCGGGCTACTGATAGTAGTACCTGTATATGCAGCTTTATCAGTTACCATTAAAAATGTCTACAGAATATATAAGGTAGAAAAATTAAATCATAGTAAATTAAAACCTACTGATTTGACCTAA